AACGCGGTCGATGCACGACAGATTATTTTCGCGCAGAACGGGACCGATGCGCTGAACCTGGCGTTGCATGGCCTGCTGCGCCGCACGCCAGGGCACGTGGTCACGACCGTGACCGAGCACAACTCGGTGCTGCGGCCATTGCGGGCGCTCTGCGACGCCGGCTTGGCACAGGTGACCTACGTTGGTTGCAACGCCAAGGGATACGTCGACCCCGGCGAGGTGGAACAAGCCATTCGGCCCGACACGCGGCTGGTGGTGATCTGTCACGCCTCGAACGTCACCGGGGCGCTGCAACCGCTGGCCGAGATCACGGCCGCGGCCCATCGTCACGGCATACCGGTGCTTGTGGACGCGGCCCAATCGGCGGGGGAGACGCTGATCGATGTCCAGGCGCTCGAGATCGATCTGCTGGCCGCGCCGGGACACAAGGGATTGCTCGGGCCGCTGGGGACCGGGGTGCTGTACATTCGCCCGGGATTGGAAACCCAACTCGAACCACTGCGCCAGGGTGGCACGGGAACCGACAGCGATGACGAGCGGCAACCGGCGACGATGCCCGAGCGGTTTGAAGCCGGCAATCTGAATGTGCCCGCTCTGGCCGGATTGGGCACGGGCGTTGAGTGGTTGCACAAGCGACTGATCGAGGGCGCGTTCGCGGAGCATCAAGCGATGCTCGCCCGATTTGTCGCGCACCTGGGTGCGATTCGCGGCGTGCGGTTGCTAGGGCCACGCACGATGGAACGACGCATGCCGGTGTTTAGCGTCGTTTCCGAGGTTTATACGCCGCAGGAACTTGCTGCCGCGCTCGATAG
The DNA window shown above is from Planctomycetota bacterium and carries:
- a CDS encoding aminotransferase class V-fold PLP-dependent enzyme; protein product: MHSPHPGSEPLGEATPQAPTRCYLDNAATSWPKPDAVYTAIDAYQRNVGAAAGRGVYSSADEARQVVDRARRSVARLLNAVDARQIIFAQNGTDALNLALHGLLRRTPGHVVTTVTEHNSVLRPLRALCDAGLAQVTYVGCNAKGYVDPGEVEQAIRPDTRLVVICHASNVTGALQPLAEITAAAHRHGIPVLVDAAQSAGETLIDVQALEIDLLAAPGHKGLLGPLGTGVLYIRPGLETQLEPLRQGGTGTDSDDERQPATMPERFEAGNLNVPALAGLGTGVEWLHKRLIEGAFAEHQAMLARFVAHLGAIRGVRLLGPRTMERRMPVFSVVSEVYTPQELAAALDSAYGVQLRAGLHCAPRMHAALGTLNAGGTVRLGPGRFTTEAELDTAIRALEELHAG